Part of the Xiphophorus couchianus chromosome 19, X_couchianus-1.0, whole genome shotgun sequence genome is shown below.
GAAGTGTTACAGATTTGCTTTGTGAAGTCACGTCTCAAGCTGAGGCAAACTCAGGAAGTTGCAGCTGACAGCTCAGCACCAACATGAAACATTCAAAAAGAATTCACAATTCAGCTGAATATCAGCGCAGCCCATTCAACTTTTCATGCAAACAGTTGCGTGCACTTCTctgttcttaaaaaaagagagagcaaCTGGACTTcctgttttgcacattttcactgCTGAATGGGGTGTGCACTGAGGCCAACTTTAAATCTGAGCATGGATGTTTAACTATTCACAAAGACTTGGCCAAATGTGACTCAAACACTAATTCCCTACATGTTCTGTATTCTTTAGATGACTACATAACAGTTTCTACAAGTTTTAACTTGAATTTCAGACATAAAGtatcaatttaaaaattacgagttgcaaaaaaaattatataaattatatttatcttGCTTAGATACAATTGAAGAATTGAAATTTGCTGACTGATAAGTGTTAGTCCACTACTCCCTGTTTCTAAGCTAACCCTGGTTAAATATGCCCTTTATCACATCAGCTAGTAGAGGATAACAGAggggtgtttttatttaaattgtttaaacatACAATAAAGCAGTTGAAggagaaattaaattaagagaaaaaagttgGATATAAATCTTATTAACATTAGAtgtaattaaatacaatttgaaaCCTATTGTGGAGAATAAGAATTTTTTGGGTTAAATTTGAGTTAAACACTTTAAGACACATGTAGCTGTGGattgctggtcagctggctgaaaggtTGCTACACTTTTCCCTCAGTTACAAAAGGGACaaatctggatgttttcagCTTTGCCATGTGAGTCCAGTCCCTTCACATCAATGTTACACAACTTCTACACCTAGCTTCAGAAGAATTACTTAAGGACTGATCTTAGCACAATGTTTCCTACCCTGGTCCTCATGGCACACTGCCCTATATATTTTAGGTGATtccctgcttcagcacacctgatttcaattgatggaTGAGTAACAGGTTGAACTCCAATCCATttaacatgcagggcagtgtgcctttaGGATAAGGGTTGGGGAACACTGACTTAGCCaactatttaaatgtttctaagcGTCAAATATGAAGTCTTATGACATAGTGGAGAGTAtatcacaaatgttttctttgcaatTGCTCTAAGCATATAATAACCAAGTTGTAGCTGAAATGGCCTAAGTCTAAAAGCAAGACTCTGCAAGTAATGAAccaacaaatgaatgaaaataaaacggagagataaaagatttaaaatcacttttttaataAGACATTACAATGACATTGTTCTGTACATAGTTCCCCCAGTCAAATAAGGAATAGGACCTGCACCACAGGCTGTTGTTCAACATCTCACTTCTTAACAGCTTTCTGTTCTGACTGCGCCAACGAATGGACTCTGATGTTGGGTTAATGTACTTATGTACTCATGCTACAGATATAAGCAATCATATAATGTCCCAATACTGAGACTTTTCAGCTGTGGTATCAGATTGAGAGGTCAGAGCTGAGGTTACCAATGGCCTGTTTAATACTCTGCACATTATAGTGAGACATGACATAGGTCAATCAGTTAACTAGAAAAGCCCACGTAATTGTATTTGGGGTAAGAAAATGTGTTGCGACATGTAAACATGggcaatgttttctttttcttgcgtTTACCCCAGTTCTTTTCAATACCAGagaagaaaaactataaatcacAGTACTGTGTCCTTCAAGTAGGCTACATGACAAATAAAGAGCTCAATGTCAAAGTTTATCCCAACAGAGACAAAAGGACTGTGAAACATCTCAAGTCCAAGAATGAActcaagagaaataaaagatataaaatagaaacaaaagaacAGGCAAAGGTGGTGATCTCTGTGATTTTGACCTTAGAAACCAGTTAAccgcattttttttttatctcaaaaagCCCAAGCAAAAAAGAATGTGATATATGCCTGCTACAGAAAATAAGCAAACTTTAAGCCGGCAAACCCAGTTAAAGATAAATTAGTCAAAAGATAAacgtaataaaaataaattgagatAATCAACTTTTCTTAAGCATTCTCATTTTGAAGAGTAAATTGTTACTTGCAACATTGTAGTTTTGACCTAAAACAGTCAGCACTCAATCATTAAGACTTGTAATTTGAAGTTAACCATGTCAGACCCTCATACAGTCCATCACCTGTGGTCGCACAGGAGGGCTGAACATACCAATTCCTATCTCTGATTCGGGTCAATCCGAGCTTCTCTTGTATTTCATGTGGCTTCATGGCATCCGGAAGGTCTTGCTTATTGGCAAATATCAAGATCATGGCATCTCTCATCTCGCGGTCATTGATGATGCGATGAAGTTCCTGTCGCGCTTCGTCAATGCGATCCCTGTCTGCGCAATCCACCACAAAAATTAAGCCCTGGGTCCCAGTGTAGTAGTGTCGCCACAGGGGACGGATCTTGTCCTGGCCTCCTACGTCCCAGACGTTGAACTTGACATTTTTGTAAGTGACAGTTTCCACGTTGAAGCCAACTGTGGGGATTGTGGTCACAGACTGTCCCAGTTTCAGTTTGTAAAggattgttgtttttccagcagCATCAAGTCCGAGCATTAGTATTCTCATCTCCTTGTTGCCGAAGATTTTTGACAGCATTTTCCCCATTTTGAACTCTTGAGCATAAATACTTTGTTCCCAAGGAGAAAATGTGATAATGTTTTGATGGTCACTTGGAATGCAGCTCAGTTTAATATAGACTTACTGGTGAAACCATGAAGTGAATGGATATTTTGTTTACTTGGGAACAAAAGTCAGAAATATACACACATGCTTGACTTTTCACCTTAAAGTCTGTCTGGATCTTGTTAGGTGCAGGGGCATTTATGCTCAGATAATGTCTTCTTGGCCTACACGCAACATGACACGATCAGACTAAGAACTTGGCAGCAGCTGTTGCAGGTCGTTCATTGTTCAGTAAAAATGAAGATAAAGGTACAGGCCGCGATGACTGGAAACTGCAGAGAAGATTCACTGTGTGGGTAAAAAGGACCTCCAACAAAAGCCGCGATACTTGAAGAGAATTTCCTCTGGTGTTAGGATGTGGCGGTCCTCCTCACCGGGTGCGCCCTTGTTCTCTCCACTGCTGTCGGGGGGAGAGAAACAGCAGCTTTACGTCGGGACACTTTACCGCGCTACTAGGGAATAACTTCGTAAAATATATCCCTGCTTGTCCGTGGCCAGAAATACCCCGTAAGAGAAACTCTGGTCACGCTGAAATGAGATTTAGGGGGAGGGTCAGACATGAAAAATTAGCCAGCTATTGCTAGATTGCCTGTTAATACAGCTAGTTAGCTCGTTACCTAGCACGCTAAGCTAAGTAGCTAACAGCAGTTAGCGGCAGTCAACTAAACAAATCAGGGCAATAAACGTGTGCTACGATGACAATATGATTAGCGACACATTTTAGTAGAAGAAGAGACCGGTTATAATTAAGTTACTTACCTGTTTTTGTCCTTCAGAGTCGATAAATTGACTCAGCTCTTGCCTTCCTCCTTTAACCGGAGCTATCCGCACTACCGCTGCTATAACGGAAAGGTGTGGAACTGCATCAGGGGCCACTTCCTCCTGTCGGCTCCATTCAGCTGACAGCCGCCCAATCCGCCTCCGTCTGTCTGACGCTTCTTTACATGCCACACTCTCACACAATGAATATtatgacaacaaaaaagttttattttggtaattcgTTTCAAAAAAGTACAACTCACATCCAGAAGGTATGTTTTTagagcatttatttctgttggtttacaagcaaatttcagtttttcagggATTAGGTTTACATTGCAGTATCCCAAAACAACCATTCCATTTGAATGAGACATAGTCGGTCTGCATGTGAAACACAGTCATATTCATAAATATTACACACTTTATAATTCTTCCAATGCTGCTGTTATGCCATTAGTTATAACTATTTTCcgtccacttaactttccactGATGTATGAAAACCTAACTTCTCAGCACATTTTGGACAGCTGTCTAGAATCATTATGTTATAATCATAATATGGCCATAACATAACACTGgagtataaaaatattattattttttggcttATGTCATGGTAAGATTTGGATCCTGGGTTGATTTCACAagctataaaaataattattgtatAGCTGTAAACCACAATCATTAACGCAAAATTACGGTATATCACACTGTCGTTGTGTTATAAATACATGCACTGGGGTGATTTTGGTTTAGGAAATAAATGCCagacaaaataaactttgagtAAATTCCAACTCATTGAAATGCATCCTTTCAAATATGATATAATGCGATTTTACTATGTCTTTTCTATAGTATTTATCTATAGTATTTATTAAGATACAATATTTAAGGTTTCTTTCCATCCATTTGTCAGGAAAAGTCTTAGAAAGTAAGAAATGGGTAAGAAAAGAATATTCTGTGGAGACTATGGTGTTTCATCTTGAATACAAAAACGTATTGGATctcataaatgaaaatatatcttTGCCagttatttataattataaGAAGAGTAACATCTCCCCCTAGCGGCCAACGGCATGTAAAGAAATTGTTAGCGCAATCTGAGACAAGAGAGGTCAAAGAAAGAGATCCAGAGTATCACATTGAACCAGAATGGTATCAAAGTGTCTTCCTTAATGTTTCGGTAACCTGGTAGGAAAAAGGTTTGTTTATCGAGTGTGCTCCTCAAATGGTAACTAAACCAATTCATATGAAGGAATGCCCTGCAAGATATTTTTCGCCTTACAGTTTCTCGTCAAACATCATGACGTTCCCAACAACTATATGCTAAGTTTAACACCTACGAAGTCAATATAAgggtatataaatatatatatatttcatgtCTGATGCAGATGTCTGATAATGTTCAACACTAGAGGTTGGTTTCTAAAATAACCAAATAGGCAACAACAGAACAGAGCACAGCCATGAGAAGATTCATCTAGACCTCTGCATGTAACCAGtgaaatatgacagaaattattcttAGAGTTAAAATTAATTAGATTAACTATCAGCCTTGAGAGCAGATATATACATTTGAATTtacttatatattttatttaatctaagaGCTATATTTTAATCATTCTACTGGCGGTGATTGGCTGCTCTGCATAGTAAGAGAAGTTTGAACTTTTGGGTCTTAGGTTTAGGAGGCAAAGTTACTCGTTTTGTTTGTCACCTGGATGGTTGACCGCCACCAGGACattagtgatgtgtcggtcgcgaacgatccggctctaagagccggctctttgaagtgaacgattggaaccggctccacaatgggagccgttttaggatcctatttgggagccgggtttttttctacagtatatcgctgtctctccgcctccctgtcgttgtgcttgtgctctgcaagtgccagagccgatagtttttccccacatcgttttttttgttctgaggTGCCTTGCTGTCTCTCcgcccccttctccctctccttgcgcgttttgctcttctgccagtgctacagcggagagttttttcccctcggtccactgccctcatgtcaagcgtgtgatccacacatctgaccaatcacacagagtttcaattaataatgtggcgggaaaacactgaaaaaaaagtttatctccactttttttgtggaaacggcaggcaattggccaagctgtatagcgttcgtcggcaggtgtttatgtacagacactcagtcagcgtcaagaagcacagaaagaaggggagtcagtgtgagaactgaataggtgaaaataaatgagtgacataaaacagagcaagatttggactcattttaatgctacatcaagctccagggcagagtgcagactgtgcaaagtcagcatttcctatcatgcaggctcgacaaacaacctgcacaggcacatgcggacatcacacgcatcggtattgctatagcattgttatgcggcatttttactcatcataagtgcttaacaatgtcaataatgaaacaaaatattataaaattgggtttaagctattaattaattaataatgtcaaaaatatatatggggagccgaaagagccggctctccacagtaagaagagccattagagccgcatctcgaaaaggagccgaaaatcccatcactacaGGACATGACTGACAGCGGAGGGAGGCAAGTGGCGGGACACGTCACCTGTGTGAGAGCGCGCACgagtgtggtgtgtgtgtgtgcgtgcgtgtgtgtgtgggtgtgtgtgtgtgtgtgtgtggagagggGCCGGGCAGAAGAGGTATTCCGAGAGCTTATGTTTCCGAGAAGCCGCTTTGGGCGGCTGCCCATATCAAAACACCGCCACTGGTGTATAAGCCAAGCCCACATTGATGACGCCAGAATTGATTACCATCCTAGTCTATCACATCTCTGTGAATTATAGCAGCGAAACtaaacatcattaaaataatcGGTCCGCCCGGTTTGCATTGGAATCCGCGGCTCGCGAGGCAGGGCTCTGACGTTTACTACAAGACCCCTCATCAGCTTCAACGGGCGGATTTCAAGGGGCAGCGCCACTTTAAGGCATCATGGCGGAATACAGTCGACCTAACACGCTCGGTCGGGCTCTGTCTCATCCGACTCTTATAGAAACAAACGATGTTTCTCCGTCTAACGTCCAGCTTCACCCAAGCCGAAGGAGAAAGCTGTCCAGCTGCAGCTCGGTGGAAAACCTTGACTTGGTGACTTCACCTTGCGGGAATGAGTCGCGGGTCCTGGTGATAAACACCGGGGGGACCATCGGGATGACGCTGCATGATAAAGGTATATGTGATGGACTGGGCTCCCAGTTACTTTTAACTTTACTTTTAAGTTTCGCAGTGTCTGTCTGAAGCCCACATCTGTAGCAAATAACTCAACATATACATAGGCGGGTCTGTCACATGTTGCTGGGAACATGATGCAAGGATTACGCTGTGCTTCATAACAACTTACACGTGGATCCTAAAATAGACACACGAGAAGGAacgcttaaaataaaaattaatcgaagtaaaaattgacatttgtaaatatattttctaccTCAAACGAAAATAGTACGAAACGTATTTGTTTGTAATAAAGTTGTATTCATTTGGAGCAGTTATTTATTAGGGGTGAATTTTACGGTGAATTGAAGTTTGTAGACCTCAGAGAATGGTGGCACCTTTTTTCCAGGATACAGTTGGAACAACATCACCCTTCATAAATCAATAACCTCATGCTGACATGTATTGTGCAACATGCAGAGATGCAGAATAACATTCAACTCAGGCACCTATTTTCCCTGTTATTCATTATTGTTGGCCAAACTGCATGGACTCCATCATTGTGAGGCTGGATAATTTAGGTTAGCCTTTAACTATAATATCTGATAGAAGAACAGAAAATTACTAAACTATAAAAGTAAGcctcaaaagaaaatataattagttCTTGGGGGCCAGCATAATTTAGGCTTTTAAACAAGATGGAGAAATTGCAGCTAGTAATCTAGACTTGATTTGcatgattttatttgacttgaAAATAATGCATGATTTGCATTTGTAACGTACATTTGAAGTACTGTTTGAAATTATCTCAGACAGTACTTCAAATGGGTTTTGTACATGTGAAATTTACATCTTTCTTTGTCCCACaatacttaaaataattaatttatgaCAATTTCTGTGACTTAACCTCATAATTAacgtttatttaaatttgttctttcagtttgtattaaaacaaacactttaaaattgGATTGTTTAAAACTCTACAGTGaccattttcaaaactgttCCATACAAAAAGTGTGATAGTTGCGTTCTCATCACGCTTCTCTAACTTACCTCCATTCTGTTCTTTATGCAAATGTCGCAGTTTGAGTTAACTATTTGCtctaaattgtttattttgaacatgtaaaaacaaattttcaataAACTAACTACTGTAAATATAATTGTATTATAAATAgatacatttcctgtttttaattcagttttacaaGTTAAATGTTATtgccaaaatacataaaatattgaCTTCAATGACATTGTTAGTAATgccaaatttaataaaaatgcagtttatttctgtaactCAAATTAACAAATGTCATTTCAGAGTACTTCAAATTCATTTACAAGCATTCTAAATCAATCATGGCAATCTATACATTGTAAtcaattttagtttattaagctaaaagacaaaaatattgagGAAACCCTTTACTCATGACTCAAAGGGCAACAGTGGAAAGAAACAACCCCTGtaaaagcaaagttttgttGAATGTAAACTGAGACAACTAAAAAGGAGCAGATAGGTGTAAAACAGCTCTGTGTGTTTCATTGTTTGAAAGGAGTGATATTTTACACCAGGACTTGcataaaatctattaaaatctTTCTGAAGCAGAtattaggggtgcaccgatttacaGGCCAGCCAAGTTATGGgtgccaatttccttaatttgaTGGGCCCACTTTCCATTGATATCCATTTGACTTCGCTGGGATACGACAGATGCAGCAGGTTGATTCACTCTAAAAAGAAGTAAACGCATAGTTTGAACACATCCGAAACAGGCAATAAGCTACAGCAATTTGCTGGCCTCAGTGCGTTGGTTGTTGGTTGAAAAACTATTGGGATATGGATGAGGGCCTGTTGGAATTTGGTTCTCCATCAGTTGGTAGGGAGAAGGAAATAACAGTTGGATTTTAATAGGTTTTCTGTAGATGCCTCactcatttgaatcaggtgttaTTACTTTGGGGAAAAATGTACCTCATGTGTTCTAGTTAAGAAGTTGAAATTTCAACATGGCGATATGGCAGGTcgatttaacataaaatcagtttcatcACACTTACCGTAGCTTCTAGATATCTGAAATTGGTTCATGTTGTGTTATTAAAATTAAGATATTTCTAATTATAAGTTTATTACACATAATACCTATTTATGATAACTAATTACATTGTGACTGGCATAAATTGTGTCAGATATATGCCATAAATTTGCTTGGAAGCTTTAATTCAAGATATCTGTAATTTCAGTAATTagacaaacttttatttcagataaacaattaaattatgactagtcataaattaaataaagcaaataatgaTGAGGTGAAACTAAATTAGATatggttcatttttatttacatgtgtCTCTGTTCCAGGTctcctgattcaaatgattgcatgatcTCCTCTGTAGCCATCAAATACTGCAGAAAACTTTTAttcaactatttatttattttaggtgtttAAAAGCAATGAGACACCTAAAACATTCAGGGCTGGGGTACTTGAGGACCAGATTGGAGAACCACTGGTATGCAGGAAACGCCTTCCTCTTTCTGCGTAGCAGCTGTTCAACAGTCACcatagttaattgtttacaaaCTTTTGggatattaaaacttttaagcCTTTTGCGTCCCAGATTTTTTACTATAGCTCAGCAAATAATGAATGTCCAAACTTGTCCCCTATTAGCTCAACTTTAACACCATATAGCCCATAattcaccaaaaacaaaagctgaataaagaaaatcaattaTGATGAAATACCTTTCTTTAGTTCTCAAGCTTTAAAATCAAGTTATTTGATAGATAGAACAATGCATACCATCTTGACTGGAAATGGTCTTTTTCCTGCATTGACCGTATAGTCCTGCAataggtgaagaccacagtaatcccaaaagtttgtaaaaactaaaaaacagcCTAAAATTATTGATCCTAAAAATTTACGAACACAGTCTCGTTCAAGATGCCTTGTGATTCAAAGAGCGCTGTGCACAGTACTTTTAAGTTGGAGCCTATATGGCAGTGTTAATAAAATTGCTTTCAATTACGGCAGGCTGTTTGGACATAAAATCGGTTTTGTCTACCTATCCATAATTACATTAGAtatctaaaaatgcatttgacTAATGTGgtggaatattttattgttatgcATCACATTATAACATTAATGATCTGATGGTTATGCTGtgttatgtctttattttaagtgtttatgaACTCTCACCAAATGAACCTGTTTGGgttacacacacatgcacacacacagggtGGAAGagttttttctgcagctgcagccagaTTGTCACTCcactgttttggattttttgtcCTTGGTATGAAAATGATGTGTTGACTCTGTCCGACAGACCTTTCATTCAGAGTGTTTACTCTGACTTGTTTATTATTGATTGTCTTCTTAGACAATCAATAATATTTTGCGTAATAAAATCCAAACCTACATGACCCTTCCTGAAAAAGTGCCTGCCTCCCAAAACCTAAAAACTGACAACAACTACAATCAAGAGTTTGTGATCAAAAGGAATTTTGGCTCACtcatctttgcagaattgttatAATTTAGCCACAGTGGAGGGATTTCAAGCATGACTGGCCCTTTTAAGGTCCTGCAACAACATCTTAATAGGATTcaggtcaggactttgactgggccactccaaaatgttaattttttttccagccattcAGAGGTTGACTCGCTGGTGTGTTTTGAATCACTGTCCAGCTGTAGAACCTAAGTTTGTTTCAGCTTGAGGTCACGAACAGATGCCTGGACATTCTCCTG
Proteins encoded:
- the arf6b gene encoding ADP-ribosylation factor 6b, encoding MGKMLSKIFGNKEMRILMLGLDAAGKTTILYKLKLGQSVTTIPTVGFNVETVTYKNVKFNVWDVGGQDKIRPLWRHYYTGTQGLIFVVDCADRDRIDEARQELHRIINDREMRDAMILIFANKQDLPDAMKPHEIQEKLGLTRIRDRNWYVQPSCATTGDGLYEGLTWLTSNYKS